One segment of Streptomyces sp. NBC_01463 DNA contains the following:
- a CDS encoding class II aldolase/adducin family protein has protein sequence MSDESRESIERAWAAVVATARRTATEGLVVGTSGNVSARVGGTVLVTPSGMPYDRLRPEDLTGVDLEGNQTLGELAPTSELPLHLAVYRNTGAAAVVHTHAVHATAVSTLVAEVPSVHYAAAMLGGPVRVAAYARYGTDELAGNMLTALRDRTGCLLGNHGTVTYGATLDEAYDRTAQLEWLCRLWLTASSVPGRTPALLTPEQLDDVKEALKGYGQHQPG, from the coding sequence ATGAGCGATGAGTCACGGGAATCGATCGAGCGGGCCTGGGCGGCGGTCGTCGCCACCGCCCGCAGGACGGCCACCGAGGGACTGGTCGTCGGGACCTCGGGCAACGTGTCGGCGAGGGTCGGCGGGACCGTGCTGGTCACCCCCAGCGGAATGCCGTACGACCGGCTCCGCCCCGAGGACCTGACGGGCGTCGACCTGGAGGGCAACCAGACGCTCGGCGAGCTGGCCCCCACCAGCGAACTCCCGCTCCATCTCGCGGTCTACCGGAACACCGGCGCGGCCGCCGTCGTGCACACCCACGCGGTGCACGCCACGGCCGTCTCCACACTGGTCGCCGAGGTGCCGTCGGTCCACTACGCCGCCGCGATGCTGGGCGGTCCGGTCCGGGTCGCCGCCTACGCCCGCTACGGCACCGACGAGCTGGCCGGAAACATGCTCACGGCCCTGCGCGACCGCACCGGCTGCCTGCTGGGCAACCACGGCACGGTCACCTACGGCGCCACCCTCGACGAGGCCTACGACCGCACCGCCCAGCTCGAATGGCTGTGCCGCCTCTGGCTCACCGCGAGTTCGGTGCCCGGCCGCACGCCCGCCCTGCTCACGCCGGAGCAGCTGGACGACGTCAAGGAAGCACTGAAGGGGTACGGACAGCACCAGCCGGGCTGA
- a CDS encoding cobyric acid synthase translates to MSGGLLVAGTTSDAGKSVVTAGICRWLVRRGVKVAPFKAQNMSLNSFVTREGAEIGRAQAMQAQAARVEPTALMNPVLLKPGSDRSSQVVLMGRPVGEMSARGYHGGRQESLLSTVVDCLEQLRGTYDAVICEGAGSPAEINLRRTDIVNMGIARAARFPVVVVGDIDRGGVFASFFGTTALLAPEDQELIAGYLVNKFRGDVSLLEPGLDMLRDLTGRPTYGVLPFAHGLGIDEEDGLRVSLRGAVRESVVAPPHGEDILRVAVCAVPLMSNFTDVDALAAEPGVVVRFVDRAEELHDADLVIVPGTRGTVKALAWLRERGLADALLRRAAEGRPVLGICGGYQILGEEIEDDVESRAGKVDGLGLLPVRVRFDREKTLARPAGEALGAPVEGYEIHHGVADVRGGEPFLTDGRGGRLDGCRSGSVWGTHWHGSLESDAFRRRFLTETARAAGRRFVPAPDTCFAALREEQLDRLGDLIEEHADTDALWRLIESGAPAGLPFIAPGAPGARA, encoded by the coding sequence ATGAGCGGCGGACTGCTGGTCGCCGGGACCACATCGGACGCGGGCAAGAGCGTCGTCACGGCGGGCATCTGCCGCTGGCTGGTGCGCCGGGGTGTGAAGGTGGCGCCGTTCAAGGCGCAGAACATGTCGCTCAACTCCTTCGTCACCCGTGAGGGTGCCGAGATCGGCCGCGCCCAGGCCATGCAGGCACAGGCCGCTCGCGTCGAGCCGACCGCGCTGATGAACCCGGTGCTGCTCAAGCCCGGCAGCGACCGCTCAAGCCAGGTCGTCCTGATGGGGCGCCCGGTCGGCGAGATGAGCGCCCGCGGCTACCACGGCGGCCGGCAGGAATCGCTTCTGTCCACCGTCGTGGACTGTCTGGAGCAGCTTCGGGGCACGTATGACGCGGTGATCTGCGAGGGGGCGGGCAGTCCGGCCGAGATCAATCTGCGGCGCACGGACATCGTGAACATGGGCATCGCCCGGGCTGCGCGCTTCCCGGTCGTGGTCGTCGGCGACATCGACCGCGGCGGGGTCTTCGCGTCGTTCTTCGGCACGACGGCGCTGCTCGCCCCCGAGGACCAGGAGCTGATCGCCGGGTATCTGGTGAACAAGTTCCGCGGCGACGTGTCGCTGCTGGAACCGGGACTGGACATGCTGCGCGATCTCACCGGGCGGCCGACGTACGGCGTGCTGCCGTTCGCCCACGGGCTCGGCATCGACGAGGAGGACGGTCTGCGGGTCTCGCTGCGCGGCGCCGTCCGGGAGTCGGTCGTCGCGCCGCCGCACGGCGAGGACATCCTGCGCGTCGCCGTGTGCGCGGTGCCCCTGATGTCGAACTTCACCGACGTGGACGCGCTGGCCGCCGAACCGGGCGTCGTGGTGCGGTTCGTGGACCGGGCCGAGGAACTGCACGACGCCGACCTCGTCATCGTGCCCGGCACCCGCGGCACCGTGAAGGCGCTGGCCTGGCTGCGTGAGCGCGGGCTCGCCGACGCCCTGCTGCGGCGCGCCGCCGAGGGCCGTCCGGTGCTCGGCATCTGCGGCGGCTACCAGATCCTCGGTGAGGAGATCGAGGACGACGTCGAGTCGCGCGCCGGGAAGGTCGACGGGCTCGGACTCCTTCCCGTACGCGTCCGGTTCGACCGTGAGAAGACCCTCGCCCGGCCGGCCGGCGAGGCGCTCGGCGCCCCCGTCGAGGGGTACGAGATCCACCACGGCGTCGCGGACGTGCGCGGCGGCGAACCGTTCCTCACCGACGGGCGGGGCGGGCGCCTCGACGGCTGCCGGTCCGGCTCCGTGTGGGGCACCCACTGGCACGGCTCGCTGGAGAGCGACGCGTTCCGCCGCCGCTTCCTGACGGAGACCGCGCGGGCCGCCGGCCGCCGCTTCGTCCCCGCACCCGACACCTGTTTCGCCGCGCTGCGCGAGGAACAGCTCGACCGCCTCGGCGACCTGATCGAAGAACACGCGGACACCGATGCGCTGTGGCGACTCATCGAGTCGGGCGCACCGGCAGGACTTCCCTTCATCGCCCCCGGAGCACCTGGAGCACGCGCATGA
- a CDS encoding inorganic phosphate transporter, which translates to MEHITLLLAIVIVTALVFDFTNGFHDTANAMATTISTGALKPKTAVAMSAVLNLVGAFLSVEVAKTISGGIINEDGLRTEVIFAALVGAILWNLLTWLVGLPSSSSHALFGGLIGAAVMSAGWSSVDGGTVVTKVLLPAVAAPVVAGLAALLATKLTYRIGGRVTGGAQEKATAKGYRAGQIASAGLVSLAHGTNDAQKTMGIITLALVTGGVLSPGSNPPVWVIVCAGLAIALGTYLGGWRIIRTMGSGLTELKPPQGFAAQTSAATVILASSHLGFSLSTTQSCSGAVMGAGLGRKGGVVRWSTATRMFVAWGLTLPAAGLVGAGAEFLTKQGTWGVVVVAALLIAGSGAIWMLSRRRPVGHDDVAPAGADAEPAGVVTTAIAAVSPPPTVAAQPHELTATIPAPAGTVADPARPATV; encoded by the coding sequence ATGGAACACATCACGCTGCTGCTCGCGATTGTGATCGTGACAGCTCTAGTGTTCGATTTCACGAACGGTTTCCACGACACCGCCAACGCGATGGCCACCACCATCTCGACCGGCGCACTCAAACCCAAGACAGCGGTGGCCATGTCCGCCGTTCTCAACCTCGTAGGCGCGTTCCTGTCGGTGGAGGTCGCCAAGACGATCTCCGGCGGGATCATCAACGAAGACGGGCTCAGAACCGAGGTCATCTTCGCGGCGCTCGTCGGCGCCATCCTGTGGAATCTGCTGACCTGGCTGGTCGGACTGCCGTCCAGCTCCTCCCACGCACTGTTCGGCGGCCTCATCGGCGCCGCGGTGATGTCCGCGGGCTGGTCGTCGGTCGACGGCGGCACCGTCGTCACCAAGGTGCTGCTCCCCGCGGTCGCCGCACCGGTCGTCGCCGGTCTGGCCGCGCTGCTGGCCACCAAGCTGACGTACCGCATCGGCGGCAGGGTCACCGGCGGCGCCCAGGAGAAGGCCACCGCCAAGGGCTACCGCGCCGGCCAGATCGCCTCGGCCGGACTGGTCTCCCTGGCCCACGGCACCAACGACGCGCAGAAGACCATGGGCATCATCACCCTCGCCCTGGTCACCGGCGGCGTCCTCTCCCCCGGCTCCAACCCGCCGGTCTGGGTCATCGTGTGCGCCGGCCTCGCCATCGCGCTCGGCACCTACCTCGGCGGCTGGCGCATCATCCGCACCATGGGCAGCGGCCTCACCGAGCTGAAGCCGCCGCAGGGCTTCGCCGCCCAGACCAGCGCGGCCACCGTCATCCTGGCCTCCTCGCACCTCGGCTTCTCCCTCTCCACCACCCAGTCCTGCTCCGGCGCCGTGATGGGCGCGGGCCTCGGCCGCAAGGGGGGCGTGGTCCGCTGGTCCACCGCCACCCGGATGTTCGTGGCCTGGGGCCTGACCCTGCCGGCCGCCGGACTGGTCGGCGCGGGTGCGGAGTTCCTCACCAAGCAGGGCACCTGGGGCGTCGTGGTCGTCGCGGCGCTGCTGATCGCCGGCTCCGGCGCCATCTGGATGCTGTCGCGGCGCAGGCCCGTCGGCCACGACGACGTCGCCCCGGCCGGTGCGGACGCCGAGCCCGCGGGTGTCGTCACCACGGCCATCGCGGCCGTCAGCCCGCCGCCCACCGTGGCCGCCCAGCCCCACGAGCTCACGGCCACCATCCCGGCCCCCGCCGGGACGGTCGCCGACCCTGCCCGACCCGCCACGGTCTAG
- a CDS encoding cobalamin biosynthesis protein, with product MRADRIFAYGATAGLIGDLLLGDPRRGHPVAAFGRAAAGVEGRLWRDHRGWGALHTLVCAGGAAGGAALASRALRRHPAASVALTAAATWSVVGGTSLGREARAIGAALAAGDIGLARERLPHLCGRDPQSLDGPQIARAVVESVAENTSDAVVGALVWGALAGVPGLVGFRAANTLDAMVGHKSPRYRRYGWASARLDDVAGWPGARLTALLAVAAGGDPRGAVRAWRADAAKHPSPNAGPVEASFAGALGVRLGGTLAYGGRVEHRPVLNGGAGRAVETADIERAVRLSRRVGVLALGVSVAARAGMGLAARRIAAGRTPGTRTAAPRTGAPRLSGRRPT from the coding sequence GTGCGTGCCGATCGCATCTTCGCGTACGGCGCCACGGCCGGTCTGATCGGCGATCTGCTGCTCGGTGACCCCCGCAGGGGGCACCCGGTCGCCGCCTTCGGGCGGGCCGCGGCAGGCGTCGAAGGCCGCCTGTGGCGCGACCACCGCGGGTGGGGCGCCCTGCACACCCTGGTCTGCGCCGGAGGCGCCGCCGGGGGCGCCGCACTGGCCTCCCGCGCCCTGCGCCGCCACCCCGCCGCGTCCGTCGCCCTGACCGCCGCCGCCACCTGGTCCGTCGTCGGCGGTACGTCGCTGGGGCGCGAGGCCAGGGCCATCGGTGCCGCGCTCGCCGCAGGGGACATCGGCCTGGCCCGTGAACGGCTGCCGCATCTGTGCGGCCGCGACCCGCAGTCGCTGGACGGGCCGCAGATCGCCCGTGCCGTCGTGGAGTCCGTCGCCGAGAACACCTCGGACGCCGTGGTCGGCGCCCTGGTGTGGGGGGCGTTGGCCGGGGTCCCGGGACTCGTCGGCTTCCGGGCCGCCAACACGCTCGACGCGATGGTCGGCCACAAGTCGCCCCGCTACCGCCGTTACGGCTGGGCCTCGGCCCGCCTCGACGACGTCGCGGGGTGGCCGGGCGCCCGGCTGACGGCCCTGCTCGCCGTGGCGGCGGGAGGAGACCCGCGGGGCGCGGTCCGGGCCTGGCGGGCGGACGCGGCGAAGCACCCGAGCCCCAACGCGGGCCCGGTGGAGGCCTCGTTCGCGGGCGCGCTCGGCGTACGGCTCGGCGGCACGCTCGCCTACGGCGGCCGGGTCGAGCACCGCCCCGTGCTCAACGGCGGCGCGGGCCGGGCGGTGGAGACCGCGGACATCGAACGCGCCGTGCGGCTGTCTCGCCGGGTCGGCGTGCTGGCCCTCGGCGTCAGCGTGGCGGCCCGGGCCGGCATGGGCCTCGCGGCCCGGCGGATCGCGGCAGGCAGGACCCCGGGAACCCGTACCGCAGCACCTCGTACAGGAGCACCTCGACTCTCAGGACGGAGACCGACATGA